The sequence CTTACCATGTGGGAATCCAGACTGGAGCAGCAGGCTCTGTTGTGAAGGTGCCAGATTAAGGCATAATCCCTTTATCCCAAAACTGACTGCTTATCAAACAAATCCTGCTTCACAATTTCACTTTCTACAGGGCTTGGCAAGCACAGCTAAGAGAATAAATACATCCAACCACCAAGGTAGCCTCAGGAGTGAGACCAGACTAAGTGGTACCACACTATCACAACAGGGAAACCTCACTCTCCCCCATCTATGCTCAccaagcttttctttcttgcccTATTCTCTGAGTTCCCAACACAGTCCCTGCTGACCATTACTCTTTAAAGTTTTGACCCAAAATTCAGAGTGGGTCAACACAAACCCAGGAGGCACAACAGAGTTTTCACCCTGAAACAGAGAGAAGATGGGAAAATGGGACATAATACAATTAGACTTGACTTCATCATCTTCTAGGCCCTTGATGGGATCACTGCCCATTTCTGATACCtttttaaacacaagaaaaatgagCCTTTTCACCGTGAATTCAGGCTTAGTGACAGCAGACTTACTTTAGTTAcctctttttaaacattttggaCAGAATCCACAGACGTGGTGAGCTACCAGCCAACAGTCACTTGAGGGagtaaatacaatttttatttgaGCTGGTttggtataaaaaaaaaattatatatatatatggcacAAGTTCAGGGCTATGTTTGCTGCTGTCCACAGAAATCAGAGCAGTAAGGAAAGACAAACAGTCAAAAGCAGTTCCTATTTTAGCTGACAATTCCCCACAGCCTCCCACTTCATTTTCCCACCAAAATACCATCTGTAGAGGACAGAAACCACTGGATGAGTGTTAGGAGGGGACAGAGCAAAGGAAGCATCCCTCCTTTTCCAGGGATTCCTCATGGACCAGAAACTTTACCCTTTTTCTTCGAGTTATATACGAGCAGAGCAGCACTATGTAATACTGTGGATTAAGGGGTTCTCTCTGTTGGCGAGCAGAGCCAGGAAGCTACAAAACCCCGAGTGCTGCAGCAACCTCCCCCTAGCCCCCCCAAAAAACGATAAGAATGAGGACAAAAGGGGGGCGGCTCGGCCGGGTCTGCTCTCACACGGAGCGGGCCCCCCGGGCCGGGTCTGCTCTCACACGGAGCGAGCCCCGCGGGGCCCGGCCGAGCCGCCCCCCGGACCGGCCCGCGGGCCCCTCCCCGCGGCgaggcgggcgcggggcggggggagcccgcggggccgcggcgggcgcagcgcggggccggggggcggcggggcccggccgggcccgGGGAGGTGCCCGGAAGGGTCCCCAGGGACTCCGCGTCCGGTGccaccgcccgcccgccccgccccgccccggcccggcgcgTACCTCGGGTGTCCGCGGGGGAGCGGCGCTgtggcggcggggccgccctcGGGCCCCGGCGGCAGCCGCTGCCCGGCGCACATCGACTTCAGCACCTGGAACACGGCGAGCGGCGCCACGTTCATGCGCAGCAGGTCCAGCAGCACCCTGAAGGGGGGACGCCCGTCAggcggggagcgcggcggcACCCGCGAGCTgccgcggggccgcgccgcctcccccccccctcgcTCACCGGAACACCTCCGGGTCCAGCCCGCTGCCCGCCGCCTGCGCCAGCTCGAACAGCTCCGCCTCCTCCGCGCTGAGAAGCTGCTTGCGCCGCAGCCGCGCCTCCGACACCGCCATGGCCGCCATGGCCGCCACCGCCACCTCCGACGCGACGGAAACACGCCCCTCACGGCACGGACACGCCCCCCGGCACGGACACGCCTCCACTGCAAGGACACGCCCATCACGGCACGGACGCACCGCCCACTGCACGGACACGCCCCTCACTGCACGGACACGCCCCTCACTGCACGGACACGCCCCCTCACTGAACGCCGTGCCCCCCCGCCAGCTCGGGCCCCCTCACGGCCAGACCACGCCCCTCGCTTCATGGCCCCGCCCCCTCAtggccccgccccgccctcTCACGGCCCTGCTGTTCCCGGCGCTGCCGGCAGGCGGCAGCCGCGCTCCAGCCCCCGCAACAGGGCAGCGCCTCCACCCCGGCCCTGCCGAGCGTCCGTCTGTTCCCGCCGGTTTCTGTCTGTCCCCGCtagtgtctgtctgtccctgctgttgTCTGTTTGTCCCCGCCGgtgtctgtgtctgtccttGCCGgtgtctgtgtctgtccctgCCGGTGTCTGTGTCTGTCCCCGCcggtgtctgtctgtccctgccGTGTCTGTTTGTCCCTGccgtgtctgtgtgtccctgccGGTGTCTGTCTGTCCCCGCCGGTGTCTCCAGGGCGGGGCCAGCGAGGGGCGCTGGGAGCGCTCCGGGCGGTGCCGCGGGTCAGGGTGCGGAGGAGCCGCGGGACCCGCGGAGCCACAAACGGATCATCGCTCCCAGCCGCCCCCAAGCCCCGAGAGCATCTGGCGTGGCGTGGggaagaaaattgaaaatttgGGCCTTGAGTCGCAGCGAGACGAGAAGCCGGCAAACTGAGATTGAAATTCCTCTATCTAAATGGAAATGAGCTGTTGCCATCGGGGGGGGGAGAGATGGGCTGTCCCCGCTCCTCCCGTCCCAGCACACCCAGACCAGCTGCGCTGCcggagggagagcagagcaggggagtCACTGTGTCCCCCCGGTACCGCCAGGAGAGACCCCGGCCCACCCCTACACCAGGAGAGAGACTCTCCCACTCCACACCCCGAGCAACCCGCTAGTGTCAAAATCATCTCCTGCCACAGGTGACCAGACCATGTGTCCCGACAGGCCCCGCTGACAAGCAGATTTACTGCAGCTGCCGAGACGGGAATGAGGcggatgatgatgatgaagaaggATCCTGCTGCTCGTGGCCGCGAGTGGGaccagcccagcagggacagagatgGTGGCgtttccagctgccagcacgAATTACCCGGCTGTCTGAGAGGCTGACAGTACCGGAGACACAGAGCCTGAGGTTGTCCCGAAGTTTGGACCCTCGGCCGAGTGGGGCAGTGCAGGGTCTGTGAAGCAGAGGGGACTGAGGAACATCTCAGTGCTTGCTCTCTTGCCAGCTCTGGTATATAATGTACCTATTCCTTTGGGACAGGCTGGAAGTCAAGTGCAAGGGCAAGAGCGCTCATCTTGTGGGTGATGCGgtctccaaacctccctggtCCCACCTGGACCacttcccccagcctgtggcaCCTGAGAGCTCAGCTACAAGTCACAGCAGAAGAGGACAAGGTGCTTTTTAGCTCAGcccttttctggaaaaaaagaaaaaaaaacaggaaccACCTTCCCTACAACAAACAGAAGTTTCAACTTGtacctccctccttcccagccccagcctgttccagctggcagctctccCCGCGTGCTGTGGTCACCAGCATCACAAACAGGGCTGCAGACCTTTCCAGGGCAAGGGATGGAAGACCCTGCCCCTCCTGTGCCTCCTTCACAGGCCTCTGTAGCCATGGCTGTGGGGCACACCTTCCCCACATTTCTTGGTGTAAGCCTGGATGGGCACAGACTGCAACCTTGACAACCTTCTCCTCTGAACTTCAAGGTTCCTTTTGAAGCATTTCTGGGGGCTCTGATCTCCCAGTTTCCCCCTTTTGCTCTCCCAATCCAACAGGTCAATAGAGGAAGTCCTTTGGAACCCATAAACATCCCCTGAAAATACCTCACTTACTGGAGCTGCAGTTTGGTGGCACCTGGGACTCTGGCCTAAATGATATTGGGCAGGACACTGGGTCTTGCTGCTTGCCAGAGACACCCTCCATTACCTCTGGCAGGACTTTAACACCCAGTCACTGCTCAGTCCACAGTTTCCAGAGCAGGATGAGCCAGGACAGCGCGGGATGGTGATGCCAGGCTGCATCTCAGCCCTTGCAGGACACAGTTATGAGAAGAGCTGAGCAGATGGGGGCAGGGGAGGTTCTGACATCCTGCatgtgcagaaggaaaagggaattagGTGCAGCACAGAGCCTGCAATCTTTAACATGAATTAGCAGCTAGAGCTGGGGGTTGCTCAGATGCTGCTCTCGTGGAGGCAAAGAGATGAAGGAGCCTTCCCTGTGAATCAGGACACGCTGTGCACAGTCAGAGAGAGCACACTAAAGCCAGGcgtgctgtggctgtgcagaggaaGCCCTGGGTGTGAGCAGTAAATCAGGGCCTGCTGGGCCTGTGCAGAGGCTGCAACGCAGGGGCAGTAAATCACAGTGTGCTGTGGATGTGCAGAAGGCATTGGGAACAGGGAGACAGGACGTGAGCAGCGAGCCCCTTGGTCCCACAGAGGCACAGGTTGGAGCTTGCCATTGAATGGAGAAAAATTCAGCGTGCATGTGTTTATGGTGGGAATTAAGAGGAAGATTTACAACGTGTGGGTCATCCAGCTGAGCAAgatgggaaaggcagagaatgCCTGAGCACAGCCACTGGCTGAGGACACACTGGGAATGCAGGAGGGGCTGCATGAGATCAGGGAGAAAAGGAGCAATGTCCTTTCCCCCTGAAGGAAGGGCCAGCTTTAGGATAACGTGGATAGGGCTCAAATTGCAAACAAATGCAGCAAATGTGCCTCTCACAGCCAGAGAATGGAAAAGAGGGATTCAAACATATCTAgactttcatatttttctgaggtttttctgaaggaaaccCAGAttccaggtaaaaaaaaagcaaatggagaGAGATTTTATCACAGACACATTGTCTCAGGATAatgtaacaattttttttttgatgattAACTTGGACAAGGGGATGCAGAGCAttctagtgcaaggtgtccctgcctatgacAGGAGCTGGAAtgaggtgccttccaacccaaaccattctatgaatctgTGCGTTTATGATGATTTAGCCTGGTTAGGTTGGCACCCAGTATGAACCACTTACCAGTGCTGGAAGTCATGGCTGTGGATATAGCAAGAGGAGGAACCAGCTAACCAAGCAAATGATGGGCTGTATTAGAGGGGTGTCTCTGAGCAGAGAAATGTTCCCCACTCCAGTCTTGGGATGACCCCACCAATGGCAACAGCGAGAAGTGCAGGGTTGGGAGCGTGGAATCATCATGCCTGGGATGTGTTTTGGGGGAGGGACACAAACAGATCAGTAGCAAGGTACTGGGGTGGTCTCACCTGGaagatcatagaatcctagaagttttggattggaagggacctttaaaagtcatctagtccaacctcctgccgTGGGTGGGGACACATTCAACTAGATCAtattgctccaagccctgtccaatctggtCTTGAATGAGTCCAAAAATGCTgcctccaccacctctctgagcaacctgtgtcAGGATTTCAGcaccctcattgtaaaatacttcttatatctaatctaaaatTGATgttccttcagtttaaaaccattaccccttgtcttATGTGCCTGAGCATGCTGCTTTGGAGACAGCCTCCAAAACTTtgcaaggaaaaagagagaactgCTCACTAGTGTAGACTGAAAATTAGGTGGAGGCATCCAAGAACAGCTGTCTTGGGACAATTTTCAGACAGGACACCTGGAGCAAGTGAGTGGTTTGAGAGGATGCTGGGAATGGTACTGAAGGGACTGAGCAAGGGTGGTTTCCAAGTCAGGAGCTGAAACTTACCCCTTGGGTCAAACTTGTTGGTCTTCAGGAGATTTGAAAGAACACGTTCAGTTGGGCCATGTGTGTGCCATGTGAACCGTCTGTGCTATGTATGTGCTTCCCTGCACATTCCACTGCAGCCTGCAGGGATCAGGAACAACTTTCTCTCCCTTGTTCTAAACTCCGGCAGCTCTCTTGGGTTATTTGACCCTCCTGCAGATTGCTGTGGTTGAAGGCAGAACACAGGGCACTGTGTTCTCAGGGATACTCAAGAAACTTAAGCATCCCTGCTAGGGCTGGGGTTTTGAACTAATTACTAGGCTTGGGTTTCAGGGAACTTCTCCAGGCCAGAGGGGCAGGAATGGGGTGTGGATGACAGAGCACACCCTAAACACATCTGAAAGTTTAACCCAGTCCCACAAAGATCAGTTGCTGGTGATTCTCTCCAGCCTCTGAGGTGCTCAGCAGCATTGATGGCTTGTCCTGGTACAGATGATTTCAGGCTTGACACTAACCAGAGCACTTCATTTCCAGCAGATGGGAGACATTAGGGACAGAGTTCAGCAAACGCAGCCCAGGTTCCCAGCAGGGCAAGCTCCAATTCTGCCCTCAGTCAGTACTTTATCCTTCTTGGTTGCCTCCATCCTGCAAGACTGTATGTTTTCATAGAAgcacagaatagtttgggttggaagggaacttaaagctcatttcattccacccccctgccataggcagggacaccttccactatcccaggttgctccaaaccccatccaacctggccttgaacacttctagggatgtgcagccacagcttctctgaccatcctgggccagggcctcaccaccctcacaggaaagaatttctccccaatatcccacctaactCTGCCCTCCAACAGTGGGAAGCCACTCCcacttgtcctgtccctccaggcccttgtccaaagtcgctctccagctctcttgggaGCCCCTGTAGGCACTGCAAGAGGCTCTAAGGTCTCTatggagccttctcctctccaggctgaacagccacAACTCTTTCAACCTATCTTCATAGGATACAGACCTCTCAGCATGATTTTGGTCAGGGAAGTCCAAGGGTAAGCACAGCTCCAAGCTGGCCCACACCCAGTCAGAGCAGCATgagccagctcagccctgacACTGCGTGTTCCCAGCAGTGCTAATCCaattagaaaacaaacttcCTTTCTTCATTACCGGGGCCTGTAGTATGTTAAACCAGCTCGCTGATTATAGAGAGCTTAGTGAGAGACTAGAGATCAGGCAATGAATGACAGGGCTGTTTCACTTGCTGGGAGGAGGGACAGAGAACAGAGGCAGCTGGGAGGACATGGGGCATTGCTGGGACAAGGGGATTGGGAATTGCTACAAACAAAGGCCTTTGGTCAATCTTCGTGTTCCCAACAGGGTTAACCTCAAAGCCACATCAGATTGCTCAGGCCCTTGTCCCTCTTGGGGATTAGCATCCTCATGAATGGAGATCCCTGTCACCTCTCTAGCCCTGTTGGATGGCTGCCCTCACCCACCCCGCTCCCACACGACACTCACTTCAGTCACAGGATGGTAAAGGCAGCACTAAAATACCCTTATAAGAGAgattaaattcaaattttctgGGGAGCTGCTGTTCAGCTCCCATCGTCAAGGGTGCGATGCACCACCCAGACTTGGAGTCATCTATTTTTGGTGGCCAGGACAAAGGAAGGGGTTATTTACCTTTATTTggcattggtgaggccacacctggatACTCTGTCCAGTTTTGGACCCCAAGTACATGGAGAGAGTCCTGGTGAGGATAGTCAAGGCCAGAGAACATATTGTACAAGGAAATGCTTGAGGAGTTTCACttctttagcctggagaagagagggctgAGGAGGGATGCAATTCCCACAGTGAAGATCGAGAGCTGCTTTGCTGAAGCACTTGGACACACAGCCCAGATTGCAGAGCAGTTCTGGGGTCCATGACtgctctggggagctgctgcaaTGCACACAGTCTCACTCCTCTCAttcctgtgcctggcacagatACTCCCGGAATGGAGCCAAGCTGCCGGGGCAGGACTTTACTGTAAGGCTGTGAGCTCACTAATAGAGCCAGCACTGGCTGCCAGGCAGTTTGctccctgccacagctcctcGAGGAAAAAGCCCCCCTCCACATGGAGAGGCTCTCCTGTGCCTCCATTGCCCAGCTGCACGGACATGAGAAGCCTCTGCTTATCCAGccacagagaaggcagaggatCCTCTGGGATGAGCTCCTCGCTGGAGCCATCACATCACAGCGGGGCTGCTAAAGGACACTCAAAACCTTTTAAGTGCAGCAAGGGCATCCAAGAGCATCTCTGAAGATTTCTGCatctccagcccttcctgcaggctctgggagaaaaaaaccctcctgctggagtcacctctgtccctgctggacAAAATGCCTCCCTGGGATGATGGAGAgaggcagccagggctgccagcagcCAAGTGGGCTGTAAGGAGACACCGGGCGCCCGACCAGCTCGATCCGCTGCCTTTTAAGGAGTGGTAGAGGCTGAGGCATCCTGGAACAAgccaccacagctctgcaggctctCAACCGCGGGGTGCACTCACAGACCACACTGGCCATGCCCGATGgtctccacagcagctccaaaCTGTGAAGGGCAAGCCAGGACAGCCATCCCCCAGCTACAAATCGAGCCTGGAATATCCCAGAGCCCTGGATTGTCAAGCGGGattcctgctgtggctgcagtgcCCACCCACACAAGGTCCCTGTGGTCTCATCCATCACCTCTGTCTCCCCCCAGCAACCAGCAGGGCCAGCTTCTTcctggcagcaggcagaggggaggaTGATGCTTTTCCACAAAGCCTTCATCGAGCCACTGCTAACTCACCCCACCGATGCCTGAGCACTTTGCTCTGCTCACAGAAAAAGTTTTGATGGTCCAGCAGCAAATTTGCTGCTACCATCCCCAtccagggagcagagaggaaaaggaatgtgttgctggggagcagcagtgggataAAGCTTAGGCTGAAGCAAGGATGGAGGAAATGTATATTTGTGGGTACAGGAGCAACACCAGGAACAAGTTTAAAAGGCAAGGTATGCATGAAACAGTAAAGAACACCAGATAGAGCTTCAGCcaaaaaaaagaggagcaaGCTGGCCCAAAGACAAGGTGTCAGGAAGACAAAGAACAGGACTGGAGGCAGTAAATTCTCAGAGGAAGAGATCAGGAAATCTGTGAAATGCAGGGATTTTGCCTCAGACTTACAACAggtgaaggaaaacaaggagccAAAAGATCCTGAAGAGCATCCCCTTCTATAGGGAGTAACAGGCATATCCAAAATTGGCTCATCACTGCCCATGAAGGGTCTCAAAGACATCGCAAGGACGTGACCACCCTTGTCCCCTGTGTCTCGGAGGAGTCAGCTGATTGCTTAGGCACAGAGGGTCTCAGTGCATgcaaaagcacaggaaaaatcaCTTCACTTAGAGCTTTTGTGTAACAAAATGCCCCTCCCTGCCATTTTGCCACACAGTTGTCCCACTCGCAGTGGGATGCGGGCACAGTCCCCATGGAGCAGGAGGTGACCATGCACCGCTTTATTAGGCAGTGGTGCTGCATGTGCAGCCCAGGCCGGTCTCTATTTACATTTGGCAAAGGATGGCATTGAGTACCGAGCACCTGTGCAGGTGAGGGccagcctgccctgtcccctgcaCCTCACTAGCCCCGGACAGGCCCCGCTCGCCTCCGCCAGCCTCCTCGCTCAGAGGCACAGCCCTTTTGTCTCTcatgggcagtgccaggcaccCTCACAGAGGCACCTCAGGCCTGCTACTGGATGATTTATCCCCATATTCGCACACactgccccccctccccggcgTCTCCCAGGCCCCAGCTCCAGTCCTTGTGTcctgagctctgcctggagGCAGGCGACGGCAGCGGGCAGCCGGCGAGCCCCACTCAGCTCCTCGCACAGGGGGTCCCTCCGGTGCCATGCCAGTGGGCAAACCAGTGCACAGGAGCCCTCCGAGAGAGCAGGACGAGGGGTCCGGCTGCAGCAATCCCCCAACGGCGCCGGCCGTGCCCAGCGAGCTGCTTGTGGGCTGACGGTCCGGAGCCCATCCTCGGCATGGCAGCGCTCGGCCCTGCGCATGGGCTGGTTTTGGGTACACCCGGCCT is a genomic window of Chiroxiphia lanceolata isolate bChiLan1 chromosome 12, bChiLan1.pri, whole genome shotgun sequence containing:
- the LOC116792714 gene encoding mitotic-spindle organizing protein 2-like isoform X1, with protein sequence MAAMAVSEARLRRKQLLSAEEAELFELAQAAGSGLDPEVFRVLLDLLRMNVAPLAVFQVLKSMCAGQRLPPGPEGGPAATAPLPRGHPSRVLTGGIDVSPVPRQLLQGDRMVWEK
- the LOC116792714 gene encoding mitotic-spindle organizing protein 2B-like isoform X3; the encoded protein is MAAMAVSEARLRRKQLLSAEEAELFELAQAAGSGLDPEVFRVLLDLLRMNVAPLAVFQVLKSMCAGQRLPPGPEGGPAATAPLPRGHPSTRGRNKTSSAISGTQVLAERSSREGSAQRMPRQPSASRMQKAGASGKNTGGGNST
- the LOC116792714 gene encoding mitotic-spindle organizing protein 2-like isoform X2, yielding MAAMAVSEARLRRKQLLSAEEAELFELAQAAGSGLDPEVFRVLLDLLRMNVAPLAVFQVLKSMCAGQRLPPGPEGGPAATAPLPRGHPREK